A region from the Lutra lutra chromosome 1, mLutLut1.2, whole genome shotgun sequence genome encodes:
- the RTP3 gene encoding receptor-transporting protein 3 isoform X3 encodes MNQDMELWKQVFQELIQEVKPWHKWTLTEDKDLLPNSLEPGWSQYQQWAFARFQCSLCSRSWASSQVQVVFHMRKIGGKPRGNVKMRVFAQRCQKCHQSPFEVPEFTKENISRILNNLVFRILKKCYREGFKSMEEIPTVREIALEGPHDSNNCEACLQGFCAQSGFSEAVQSPVSPSLPAISSPALGTTIPMPFPSRSGTTVDTVKGNITTDAVRGNITADRVRGNITADAVKGSITGDRVRGNITADAVRRNITSDAMKRDIITVDTVKRDIITADAVRGNITAGAVRRSITADAVKRDIITVDAVKRNIITADAVRGNITAGAVKRSITADAVKRDTTVDIEKWNAMANKGKALPQPWHPESREAAIFPTHWSPRANTQQHVETRIHVSTRNEVLYPHTAPNPRCKNLNVCCCFFILIIVVVIIVETIQWTST; translated from the exons ATGAATCAGGACATGGAGCTATGGAAGCAAGTGTTCCAGGAATTAATCCAGGAAGTGAAGCCATGGCACAAATGGACCCTGACAGAAGACAAAGACCTTCTTCCCAACAGCCTGGAGCCAGGGTGGTCACAGTACCAGCAGTGGGCCTTTGCCAG GTTCCAGTGCTCTTTGTGCTCTCGCAGTTGGGCCTCTTCTCAAGTTCAGGTTGTTTTCCACATGCGCAAGATTGGGGGGAAACCCAGGGGCAACGTGAAGATGAGGGTCTTTGCCCAGAGATGTCAGAAGTGCCATCAGTCTCCATTTGAGGTTCCCGAGTTCACAAAAGAGAACATCTCCAGGATCCTGAACAACCTGGTATTCCGAATTCTGAAGAAATGCTACAGAGAAGGATTTAAGTCGATGGAGGAGATCCCTACCGTCAGGGAAATCGCTCTTGAAGGGCCGCATGACAGTAACAACTGCGAGGCATGTCTGCAGGGCTTCTGTGCCCAGAGTGGCTTCAGTGAGGCCGTGCAGTCACCAGTGTCCCCATCACTTCCTGCCATAAGCTCACCTGCTCTTGGGACCACCATTCCCATGCCCTTTCCCAGTAGAAGTGGCACCACAGTGGACACAGTGAAGGGGAACATCACCACGGACGCAGTGAGGGGGAACATCACTGCGGACAGAGTGAGGGGGAACATCACCGCGGACGCAGTGAAGGGGAGCATCACcggggacagagtgagagggaacatCACCGCGGACGCAGTGAGGAGGAACATCACCTCGGACGCAATGAAGAGGGACATCATCACCGTGGACACAGTGAAGAGGGACATCATCACCGCGGATGCAGTGAGGGGGAACATAACCGCGGGCGCAGTGAGGAGGAGCATCACCGCTGACGCAGTGAAGAGGGACATCATAACCGTGGACGCAGTGAAGAGGAACATCATCACCGCGGATGCAGTGAGGGGGAACATAACCGCGGGCGCAGTGAAGAGGAGCATCACCGCTGACGCAGTGAAGAGGGACA CCACAGTGGACATAGAGAAGTGGAACGCCATGGCAAACAAAGGAAAGGCTTTACCCCAACCCTGGCATCCTGAGTCCAGGGAGGCTGCAATCTTCCCCACCCACTGGAGCCCGAGAGCAAACACCCAACAGCATGTGGAGACGAGAATCCACGTCAGTACCCGTAACGAGGTGCTCTATCCCCACACAGCCCCGAATCCCAGGTGCAAGAACTTGAATGTTTGCTGCTGTTTTTTCATTCTGATTATTGTCGTGGTGATTATCGTAGAGACCATTCAGTGGACCTCCACATGA
- the RTP3 gene encoding receptor-transporting protein 3 isoform X1 yields the protein MNQDMELWKQVFQELIQEVKPWHKWTLTEDKDLLPNSLEPGWSQYQQWAFARFQCSLCSRSWASSQVQVVFHMRKIGGKPRGNVKMRVFAQRCQKCHQSPFEVPEFTKENISRILNNLVFRILKKCYREGFKSMEEIPTVREIALEGPHDSNNCEACLQGFCAQSGFSEAVQSPVSPSLPAISSPALGTTIPMPFPSRSGTTVDTVKGNITTDAVRGNITADRVRGNITADAVKGSITGDRVRGNITADAVRRNITSDAMKRDIITVDTVKRDIITADAVRGNITAGAVRRSITADAVKRDIITVDAVKRNIITADAVRGNITAGAVKRSITADAVKRDIITVDAVKRDIITADAVRGNITAGAVRRSITADAVKRDIITVDAVKRDIITADAVRGNITAGAVRNITANAVRGNSTVDIEKWNAMANKGKALPQPWHPESREAAIFPTHWSPRANTQQHVETRIHVSTRNEVLYPHTAPNPRCKNLNVCCCFFILIIVVVIIVETIQWTST from the exons ATGAATCAGGACATGGAGCTATGGAAGCAAGTGTTCCAGGAATTAATCCAGGAAGTGAAGCCATGGCACAAATGGACCCTGACAGAAGACAAAGACCTTCTTCCCAACAGCCTGGAGCCAGGGTGGTCACAGTACCAGCAGTGGGCCTTTGCCAG GTTCCAGTGCTCTTTGTGCTCTCGCAGTTGGGCCTCTTCTCAAGTTCAGGTTGTTTTCCACATGCGCAAGATTGGGGGGAAACCCAGGGGCAACGTGAAGATGAGGGTCTTTGCCCAGAGATGTCAGAAGTGCCATCAGTCTCCATTTGAGGTTCCCGAGTTCACAAAAGAGAACATCTCCAGGATCCTGAACAACCTGGTATTCCGAATTCTGAAGAAATGCTACAGAGAAGGATTTAAGTCGATGGAGGAGATCCCTACCGTCAGGGAAATCGCTCTTGAAGGGCCGCATGACAGTAACAACTGCGAGGCATGTCTGCAGGGCTTCTGTGCCCAGAGTGGCTTCAGTGAGGCCGTGCAGTCACCAGTGTCCCCATCACTTCCTGCCATAAGCTCACCTGCTCTTGGGACCACCATTCCCATGCCCTTTCCCAGTAGAAGTGGCACCACAGTGGACACAGTGAAGGGGAACATCACCACGGACGCAGTGAGGGGGAACATCACTGCGGACAGAGTGAGGGGGAACATCACCGCGGACGCAGTGAAGGGGAGCATCACcggggacagagtgagagggaacatCACCGCGGACGCAGTGAGGAGGAACATCACCTCGGACGCAATGAAGAGGGACATCATCACCGTGGACACAGTGAAGAGGGACATCATCACCGCGGATGCAGTGAGGGGGAACATAACCGCGGGCGCAGTGAGGAGGAGCATCACCGCTGACGCAGTGAAGAGGGACATCATAACCGTGGACGCAGTGAAGAGGAACATCATCACCGCGGATGCAGTGAGGGGGAACATAACCGCGGGCGCAGTGAAGAGGAGCATCACCGCTGACGCAGTGAAGAGGGACATCATAACCGTGGACGCAGTGAAGAGGGACATCATCACCGCGGATGCAGTGAGGGGGAACATAACCGCGGGCGCAGTGAGGAGGAGCATCACCGCTGACGCAGTGAAGAGGGACATCATAACCGTGGACGCAGTGAAGAGGGACATCATCACCGCGGATGCAGTGAGGGGGAACATAACCGCGGGCGCAGTGAGGAACATCACCGCCAACGCAGTGAGGGGGAACTCCACAGTGGACATAGAGAAGTGGAACGCCATGGCAAACAAAGGAAAGGCTTTACCCCAACCCTGGCATCCTGAGTCCAGGGAGGCTGCAATCTTCCCCACCCACTGGAGCCCGAGAGCAAACACCCAACAGCATGTGGAGACGAGAATCCACGTCAGTACCCGTAACGAGGTGCTCTATCCCCACACAGCCCCGAATCCCAGGTGCAAGAACTTGAATGTTTGCTGCTGTTTTTTCATTCTGATTATTGTCGTGGTGATTATCGTAGAGACCATTCAGTGGACCTCCACATGA
- the RTP3 gene encoding receptor-transporting protein 3 isoform X2, with protein sequence MRKIGGKPRGNVKMRVFAQRCQKCHQSPFEVPEFTKENISRILNNLVFRILKKCYREGFKSMEEIPTVREIALEGPHDSNNCEACLQGFCAQSGFSEAVQSPVSPSLPAISSPALGTTIPMPFPSRSGTTVDTVKGNITTDAVRGNITADRVRGNITADAVKGSITGDRVRGNITADAVRRNITSDAMKRDIITVDTVKRDIITADAVRGNITAGAVRRSITADAVKRDIITVDAVKRNIITADAVRGNITAGAVKRSITADAVKRDIITVDAVKRDIITADAVRGNITAGAVRRSITADAVKRDIITVDAVKRDIITADAVRGNITAGAVRNITANAVRGNSTVDIEKWNAMANKGKALPQPWHPESREAAIFPTHWSPRANTQQHVETRIHVSTRNEVLYPHTAPNPRCKNLNVCCCFFILIIVVVIIVETIQWTST encoded by the coding sequence ATGCGCAAGATTGGGGGGAAACCCAGGGGCAACGTGAAGATGAGGGTCTTTGCCCAGAGATGTCAGAAGTGCCATCAGTCTCCATTTGAGGTTCCCGAGTTCACAAAAGAGAACATCTCCAGGATCCTGAACAACCTGGTATTCCGAATTCTGAAGAAATGCTACAGAGAAGGATTTAAGTCGATGGAGGAGATCCCTACCGTCAGGGAAATCGCTCTTGAAGGGCCGCATGACAGTAACAACTGCGAGGCATGTCTGCAGGGCTTCTGTGCCCAGAGTGGCTTCAGTGAGGCCGTGCAGTCACCAGTGTCCCCATCACTTCCTGCCATAAGCTCACCTGCTCTTGGGACCACCATTCCCATGCCCTTTCCCAGTAGAAGTGGCACCACAGTGGACACAGTGAAGGGGAACATCACCACGGACGCAGTGAGGGGGAACATCACTGCGGACAGAGTGAGGGGGAACATCACCGCGGACGCAGTGAAGGGGAGCATCACcggggacagagtgagagggaacatCACCGCGGACGCAGTGAGGAGGAACATCACCTCGGACGCAATGAAGAGGGACATCATCACCGTGGACACAGTGAAGAGGGACATCATCACCGCGGATGCAGTGAGGGGGAACATAACCGCGGGCGCAGTGAGGAGGAGCATCACCGCTGACGCAGTGAAGAGGGACATCATAACCGTGGACGCAGTGAAGAGGAACATCATCACCGCGGATGCAGTGAGGGGGAACATAACCGCGGGCGCAGTGAAGAGGAGCATCACCGCTGACGCAGTGAAGAGGGACATCATAACCGTGGACGCAGTGAAGAGGGACATCATCACCGCGGATGCAGTGAGGGGGAACATAACCGCGGGCGCAGTGAGGAGGAGCATCACCGCTGACGCAGTGAAGAGGGACATCATAACCGTGGACGCAGTGAAGAGGGACATCATCACCGCGGATGCAGTGAGGGGGAACATAACCGCGGGCGCAGTGAGGAACATCACCGCCAACGCAGTGAGGGGGAACTCCACAGTGGACATAGAGAAGTGGAACGCCATGGCAAACAAAGGAAAGGCTTTACCCCAACCCTGGCATCCTGAGTCCAGGGAGGCTGCAATCTTCCCCACCCACTGGAGCCCGAGAGCAAACACCCAACAGCATGTGGAGACGAGAATCCACGTCAGTACCCGTAACGAGGTGCTCTATCCCCACACAGCCCCGAATCCCAGGTGCAAGAACTTGAATGTTTGCTGCTGTTTTTTCATTCTGATTATTGTCGTGGTGATTATCGTAGAGACCATTCAGTGGACCTCCACATGA